The following are encoded together in the Lagopus muta isolate bLagMut1 chromosome Z, bLagMut1 primary, whole genome shotgun sequence genome:
- the GCNT4 gene encoding beta-1,3-galactosyl-O-glycosyl-glycoprotein beta-1,6-N-acetylglucosaminyltransferase 4 isoform X1 — protein sequence MYLFPYRMKRHKFPYRCPTRKKILILCFTGWVIALLKLLHVERHFFPPKSIYLVEHFLSTSSYVRNRYSYLRNHFQYEINCSSIYEQDPQEIGKSLEIRRKHIIDLDDEDIIAMTNDCDMYHTLRKYHLIPVSPEEESFPIAYSFVVHKDAVMVERLIHSLYGHQNIYCIHYDRKAARSFKSAMNNLAKCFPNIFIASKLEMVNYAHISRLQADLNCLSDLMNSAVPWKYVINLCGQDFPLRSNFQLVAELKKLGGGNMLETIKPSSSKRERFTYHYELMKVPYEYMQMPVKTNISKNPPPHNIEVFVGSAYFVLSRAFIQYILSSSLVKDFFDWSRDTYSPDEHFWATLVRVPGVPGEISRSAQDITDLQSKTRLVKWNYLEDHLYPPCTGTHLRSVCIYGAAELRWLMNYGHWFANKLDSKVDPVLVKCLAEKLAEQQKEWVYLSSDKHFLRINPANASL from the coding sequence ATGTATCTGTTTCCTTACAGAATGAAGAGGCATAAGTTTCCCTACAGGTGTCCCACAAGAAAGAAGATTCTGATCCTGTGTTTTACAGGGTGGGTGATTGCACTCCTGAAGCTCCTCCATGTTGAAAGACACTTTTTTCCACCTAAGAGTATTTATCTGGTCGAGCACTTCTTGAGCACTTCTTCATATGTCAGAAACAGATATTCCTATCTTAGAAACCACTTCCAGTATGAAATTAACTGTTCGTCTATCTATGAGCAAGATCCTCAGGAAATCGGCAAGAGTTTAGAGATAAGAAGGAAACATATAATTGATTTAGATGATGAAGATATCATTGCAATGACAAATGATTGTGACATGTATCATACCCTGAGGAAATACCACCTGATACCTGTTTCTCCAGAGGAAGAGAGTTTTCCAATAGCCTATTCTTTTGTTGTCCACAAAGATGCAGTGATGGTTGAAAGGCTCATACATTCACTGTACGGTCATCAAAATATATACTGCATTCACTATGACCgaaaagcagcaagaagttTTAAATCTGCTATGAACAATCTAGCTAAATGTTTTCCCAACATTTTCATTGCGTCAAAACTGGAGATGGTGAACTATGCACATATTTCAAGACTGCAAGCAGATTTAAATTGTTTGTCTGATCTGATGAACTCTGCGGTCCCCTGGAAGTATGTTATTAACTTGTGCGGCCAAGATTTCCCTTTGAGATCAAATTTCCAGTTGGTTGCTGAACTGAAGAAACTCGGCGGGGGAAATATGCTGGAAACTATAAAGCCCAGTAGTAGCAAAAGAGAACGATTTACTTATCATTATGAACTTATGAAAGTGCCTTACGAATACATGCAGATGCCTGTGAAAACCAACATTTCCAAGAACCCACCACCTCATAATATTGAGGTATTTGTTGGCAGTGCCTATTTTGTTTTAAGTCGAGCTTTCATTCAGTACATCCTTAGCAGCTCTcttgtaaaagacttttttgaTTGGTCGAGGGATACTTACTCTCCAGATGAACATTTCTGGGCCACTCTTGTGCGTGTTCCTGGCGTGCCTGGGGAAATTTCGAGGTCTGCCCAAGACATCACAGACTTGCAGAGCAAAACTCGTTTGGTGAAATGGAATTATCTTGAAGACCATTTGTATCCTCCATGCACTGGTACCCATCTTCGTAGCGTCTGCATCTATGGGGCCGCAGAATTAAGATGGCTTATGAATTATGGGCACTGGTTTGCCAATAAGCTTGACTCCAAAGTAGATCCTGTCCTGGTAAAATGCTTGGCAGAAAAACTGgcagaacaacaaaaagagtGGGTTTATTTGTCTTCTGACAAACATTTTCTGCGTATCAATCCTGCAAATGCCTCTCTATAG
- the GCNT4 gene encoding beta-1,3-galactosyl-O-glycosyl-glycoprotein beta-1,6-N-acetylglucosaminyltransferase 4 isoform X2, with product MKRHKFPYRCPTRKKILILCFTGWVIALLKLLHVERHFFPPKSIYLVEHFLSTSSYVRNRYSYLRNHFQYEINCSSIYEQDPQEIGKSLEIRRKHIIDLDDEDIIAMTNDCDMYHTLRKYHLIPVSPEEESFPIAYSFVVHKDAVMVERLIHSLYGHQNIYCIHYDRKAARSFKSAMNNLAKCFPNIFIASKLEMVNYAHISRLQADLNCLSDLMNSAVPWKYVINLCGQDFPLRSNFQLVAELKKLGGGNMLETIKPSSSKRERFTYHYELMKVPYEYMQMPVKTNISKNPPPHNIEVFVGSAYFVLSRAFIQYILSSSLVKDFFDWSRDTYSPDEHFWATLVRVPGVPGEISRSAQDITDLQSKTRLVKWNYLEDHLYPPCTGTHLRSVCIYGAAELRWLMNYGHWFANKLDSKVDPVLVKCLAEKLAEQQKEWVYLSSDKHFLRINPANASL from the coding sequence ATGAAGAGGCATAAGTTTCCCTACAGGTGTCCCACAAGAAAGAAGATTCTGATCCTGTGTTTTACAGGGTGGGTGATTGCACTCCTGAAGCTCCTCCATGTTGAAAGACACTTTTTTCCACCTAAGAGTATTTATCTGGTCGAGCACTTCTTGAGCACTTCTTCATATGTCAGAAACAGATATTCCTATCTTAGAAACCACTTCCAGTATGAAATTAACTGTTCGTCTATCTATGAGCAAGATCCTCAGGAAATCGGCAAGAGTTTAGAGATAAGAAGGAAACATATAATTGATTTAGATGATGAAGATATCATTGCAATGACAAATGATTGTGACATGTATCATACCCTGAGGAAATACCACCTGATACCTGTTTCTCCAGAGGAAGAGAGTTTTCCAATAGCCTATTCTTTTGTTGTCCACAAAGATGCAGTGATGGTTGAAAGGCTCATACATTCACTGTACGGTCATCAAAATATATACTGCATTCACTATGACCgaaaagcagcaagaagttTTAAATCTGCTATGAACAATCTAGCTAAATGTTTTCCCAACATTTTCATTGCGTCAAAACTGGAGATGGTGAACTATGCACATATTTCAAGACTGCAAGCAGATTTAAATTGTTTGTCTGATCTGATGAACTCTGCGGTCCCCTGGAAGTATGTTATTAACTTGTGCGGCCAAGATTTCCCTTTGAGATCAAATTTCCAGTTGGTTGCTGAACTGAAGAAACTCGGCGGGGGAAATATGCTGGAAACTATAAAGCCCAGTAGTAGCAAAAGAGAACGATTTACTTATCATTATGAACTTATGAAAGTGCCTTACGAATACATGCAGATGCCTGTGAAAACCAACATTTCCAAGAACCCACCACCTCATAATATTGAGGTATTTGTTGGCAGTGCCTATTTTGTTTTAAGTCGAGCTTTCATTCAGTACATCCTTAGCAGCTCTcttgtaaaagacttttttgaTTGGTCGAGGGATACTTACTCTCCAGATGAACATTTCTGGGCCACTCTTGTGCGTGTTCCTGGCGTGCCTGGGGAAATTTCGAGGTCTGCCCAAGACATCACAGACTTGCAGAGCAAAACTCGTTTGGTGAAATGGAATTATCTTGAAGACCATTTGTATCCTCCATGCACTGGTACCCATCTTCGTAGCGTCTGCATCTATGGGGCCGCAGAATTAAGATGGCTTATGAATTATGGGCACTGGTTTGCCAATAAGCTTGACTCCAAAGTAGATCCTGTCCTGGTAAAATGCTTGGCAGAAAAACTGgcagaacaacaaaaagagtGGGTTTATTTGTCTTCTGACAAACATTTTCTGCGTATCAATCCTGCAAATGCCTCTCTATAG